A stretch of Besnoitia besnoiti strain Bb-Ger1 chromosome III, whole genome shotgun sequence DNA encodes these proteins:
- a CDS encoding 3'5'-cyclic nucleotide phosphodiesterase domain-containing protein (encoded by transcript BESB_047650) — protein MLGQAGGRLLPTFEGEIGWTTIVPFLLFSAILGGIEWPKFALITIVESLSVVVSVSILPTKLPPCSRIPLQVFNIVAMIIANFTVRRLEIYRRLRYLEYRFAAGQLRLFEDEAARFIQASPAEDAFYCVKECERLLSEQLYSPGKGVTTTQALYNCILYLTRAEIKLSLFDEHAATDPFLFYLEEGPSASSADTEGVTVPHNRQASPPSKASQETPAAVQIALDKSRKETTSGDAAEDTGWRARRQKEKQAQRGTSESTTPKPLPPAEDALSNPVKAYRRKQYPSGGRRTIEESRKTAYREFGNALASTFGLAASARQESTLLGSLHDSQGRPGQSSASTRTAEDTAANVLRTERSGSVSALESIDDTIRSLVEGVGVDWDLDMFELCKKTNRMTLMAAGFWLRQYRHNPYHNEQHGAAVAHMVVFLLCACHAWQMYRPLHQAAIIVGALVHDVGHFGMNNNYVVNSSHPLAITYNDRSVLESFHSALAFRIMNSRGNDEVNIAEAFLPEDKKEFRKYIIELVLETDIFFHYEFVSRFRLRRQMSSLYSTLGEKTSFPNGDQNIVQFAHVSSRTRMGAEEDTEEDAKDLVLLAKACLRSADVGHAAVEWRQHYLYSKAVQTEFFNQGKKEKEMGLRISPCCDPDATDVAKCQDGFITFISRPIFDELSLINPSGAIMQKCVPLLNGNLATWNRIKAKGIQWDSDEALQEGLDLASG, from the exons ATGCTTGGCCAAGCAGGCGGCCGGTTACTTCCTACTTTTGAGGGCGAGATCGGCTGGACAACCATTGTGCCGTTCCTCCTGTTCTCTGCTATACTGGGTGGGATAGAGTGGCCAAAGTTTGCCCTCATCACCATCGTCGAGTCGTTGTCGGTTGTCGTCTCCGTCTCTATCCTTCCAACGAAGCTCCCTCCAT GCAGCAGAATTCCGCTACAAGTCTTCAACATCGTCGCAATGATTATTGCAAATTTCACAGTGCGAAGGCTGGAGATTTACAGGCGGCTGCGGTACCTTGAATATCGATTT GCCGCCGGGCAACTTAGGCTGTTTGAAGATGAAGCCGCACGTTTCATCCAAGCGTCaccggcggaggacgccttCTATTGCGTCAAGGAATGCGAG CGTCTCCTGTCGGAGCAGCTCTATTCGCCTGGGAAGGGTGTCACAACAACGCAAGCTCTCTACAACTGCATCTTGTACTTGACGCGAGCTGAAATCAAGTTGTCCCTTTTCGATGAGCATGCTGCGACTGACCCGTTCCTCTTCTACCTGGAGGAGGGaccttctgcgtcctctgccgACACGGAAGGAGTCACCGTCCCGCACAATAGACAGGCCTCCCCACCATCCAAAGCGTCACAAgagacgccagcggcagTGCAGATTGCGCTGGACAAGAGCCGCAAAG AAACCACCAGTGGTGATGCAGCGGAGGACACAGGATGGAGGGCAAGGaggcagaaagaaaaacaagCGCAGCGCGGGACCTCGGAAtcgacgacgccgaagccACTGCCGCCAGCAGAAGATGCTCTTTCAAACCCAGTAAAGGCATACCGCCGGAAGCAGTACCCCTCAGGCGGACGACGTACAATcgaggaaagcagaaaaacagCTTATCG AGAATTCGGAAATGCTCTGGCATCCACATTTGGGttggcggcctccgcgcggcaaGAGAGTACGCTTCTGGGGAGCCTCCACGACTCGCAGGGGCGACCCGGACAGTCTAGCGCCTCTACTCGGACTGCAGAAGATACAGCAGCAAATGTACTACGTACAGAGCGATCTGGTTCGGTATCTGCCCTGGAATCGATTGACGACACTATCCGCAGCCTGGTCGAGGGTGTTGGAGTGGACTGGGATTTAGATATGTTTGAGTTATGCAAGAAGACCAACCGGATGACATTGATGGCGGCGGGCTTCTGGCTGCGGCA gtACCGACACAACCCGTACCACAATGAGCAACACGGCGCAGCGGTCGCGCACATGGTGGTTTTCCTTCTTTGCGCCTGCCACGCTTGGCAAAT GTACAGACCTTTACACCAGGCAGCCATAATAGTCGGTGCCCTTGTGCATGACGTCGGTCACTTTGGCATGAACAACAACTACGTGGTGAACAGCAGCCATCCCCTGGCAATCACCTACAATGACAGG TCTGTATTGGAGAGTTTTCACTCCGCTTTAGCCTTCCGGATAATGAATTCACGCGGCAATGACGAAGTCAATATTGCTGAGGCGTTCCTCCCGGAGGACAAGAAG GAGTTCCGCAAATACATTATCGAGCTCGTGCTGGAGACAGACATCTTCTTCCACTATGAGTTTGTGAGTCGGTTCCGCCTCCGGCGACAGATGTCCTCTTTGTACAGCACTTTGGGAGAAAAAACCAGCTTCCCGAATGGAGACCAAAACATCGTTCAGTTCGCACATGTATCAAGCAGAACGCGCATGGGTGCCGAAGAGGACACCGAGGAAGATGCTAAGGACCTTGTGTTGCTTGCGAAGGCATGCCTGCGAAGCGCCGATGTCGG ACATGCAGCAGTGGAGTGGCGCCAGCACTACTTGTACTCAAAAGCCGTCCAGACAGAGTTCTTTAATCAG ggaaagaaggaaaaagagaTGGGATTACGAATCTCCCCGTGTTGCGACCCAGATGCCACGGACGTAGCCAAGTGCCAGGATGGGTTCATAACATTCATCAGTCGCCCTATCTTTGACGAGCTTTCACTTATCAACCCA